Proteins encoded by one window of Streptomyces sp. NBC_01571:
- a CDS encoding M1 family metallopeptidase has protein sequence MTSRPQQVTRRSSVLRREAVVAAIPAAVAALLVAAGPAAAGPVGTSGAGDPYFPLAGNGGYDVGHYGLTLGYDPHSRHLDGTAVVTARATERLTRFDLDLSGLKVTAVTVDHVKASYRRAGQELVITPRHALRGNQEFRVAVTYSGTPKPVTDPDGSPDGWIPTDDGAFVAGEPQGAMTWFPADNHPKDKASYDFTITVPDGTTAVANGVLRGRTTSHGRTTFRWRQSEPMAAYLATATVGKFKVEQYTTADGLKVYNAVDPREASAAAPVLKKLPSVLAWESAVFGPYPFRAAGAIVDRAPQVGYALETQTRPLYDSAPDLSTLVHESAHQWFGDSVALTTWKDIWLNEGFATYAEWLYTEQHGGRTAQQAFDALYAKPAGNDLWAFAPADPGSGEHIFETPVYSRGAMALQKLRTAVGDRTFLRVLRTWATEHRAGHGTTAEFVRLSERLSGKDLHALFHTWIGTAGKPSSP, from the coding sequence GTGACGTCACGCCCGCAGCAGGTCACCAGACGCAGCAGCGTCCTTCGCCGGGAGGCCGTCGTCGCCGCGATCCCGGCCGCCGTCGCGGCCCTGCTCGTAGCGGCCGGACCGGCGGCGGCCGGTCCGGTGGGCACCTCCGGCGCGGGGGATCCGTACTTCCCGCTCGCGGGCAACGGCGGTTACGACGTCGGGCACTACGGCCTGACCCTCGGCTACGACCCCCACAGCCGCCACCTCGACGGCACTGCGGTCGTCACCGCCCGGGCCACCGAACGGCTGACCCGCTTCGACCTCGACCTCTCGGGGCTGAAGGTCACCGCCGTCACCGTCGACCACGTCAAGGCGTCCTACCGTCGTGCCGGACAGGAACTGGTGATCACCCCGCGCCACGCCCTGCGCGGGAACCAGGAGTTCAGGGTCGCCGTCACCTACTCGGGCACCCCCAAGCCGGTCACCGACCCGGACGGCTCCCCGGACGGCTGGATCCCCACCGACGACGGCGCGTTCGTGGCCGGTGAGCCGCAGGGTGCCATGACCTGGTTCCCCGCCGACAACCACCCCAAGGACAAGGCCTCCTACGACTTCACGATCACCGTCCCCGACGGAACGACCGCCGTGGCCAACGGCGTTCTGCGCGGGCGGACGACGAGCCACGGCCGTACCACCTTCCGCTGGCGGCAGTCCGAGCCGATGGCCGCCTACCTCGCGACGGCGACGGTCGGAAAGTTCAAGGTCGAGCAGTACACCACCGCCGACGGCCTCAAGGTCTACAACGCCGTCGACCCCCGTGAGGCGAGCGCCGCGGCGCCCGTGCTGAAGAAGCTGCCTTCCGTGCTCGCCTGGGAGAGCGCCGTCTTCGGCCCCTACCCGTTCCGCGCCGCCGGGGCCATCGTCGACCGGGCTCCGCAGGTCGGGTACGCGCTGGAGACCCAGACGCGGCCCCTGTACGACTCGGCGCCGGACCTGAGCACGCTCGTCCACGAAAGCGCCCACCAGTGGTTCGGGGACTCCGTCGCCCTCACCACCTGGAAGGACATCTGGCTCAACGAGGGTTTCGCGACGTACGCGGAGTGGCTCTACACCGAGCAGCACGGCGGCAGGACCGCGCAGCAGGCCTTCGACGCCCTGTACGCCAAGCCGGCCGGCAACGACCTGTGGGCGTTCGCGCCGGCCGATCCCGGCAGTGGCGAGCACATCTTCGAGACGCCCGTCTACTCGCGTGGGGCCATGGCCCTGCAGAAGCTGCGCACGGCCGTAGGTGACAGGACGTTCCTCCGCGTCCTGCGCACCTGGGCCACCGAGCACCGTGCCGGGCACGGCACCACCGCCGAGTTCGTCCGGCTCTCCGAGCGGTTGTCCGGCAAGGACCTCCACGCGCTGTTCCACACCTGGATCGGTACGGCGGGCAAGCCGTCCTCTCCCTGA
- a CDS encoding ABC transporter permease produces the protein MSEAPAVPRPVSADLAHPGGLDLLVVPPRARTGWRVLPARVGAMCAVELQKLRHDRTELYTRAVQPALWLLIFGETFTRIKAIPTGGIPYLDYLAPGIIAQSAMFIAIFYGIMIIWERDAGILTKLLVTPTPRSALITGKAFAAGVKALIQALVVVVIAALLGVAMTWNPLRLLGVAVAVVLGSAFFSCLSMTIAGIVLTRDRLMGIGQAITMPLFFGSNALYPVAVMPGWLQAISKVNPLSYQVDALRGLLLGTHAHLALDYGVLVVAAALGILSASSLLGRLAR, from the coding sequence ATGTCCGAAGCACCCGCCGTACCGCGTCCCGTGTCGGCTGACCTGGCTCACCCGGGCGGTCTCGACCTGCTCGTGGTCCCGCCCCGGGCCCGTACCGGATGGCGGGTGCTGCCCGCCCGGGTCGGCGCGATGTGCGCGGTCGAGCTGCAGAAACTCCGGCACGACCGCACCGAGTTGTACACCCGGGCGGTGCAACCCGCGCTGTGGCTGCTGATCTTCGGCGAGACCTTCACCCGGATCAAGGCGATACCCACCGGCGGCATCCCCTACCTCGACTACCTGGCACCTGGCATCATCGCCCAGTCCGCGATGTTCATCGCCATCTTCTACGGCATCATGATCATCTGGGAACGGGACGCCGGGATCCTCACCAAACTCCTCGTCACACCGACTCCGCGTTCGGCGCTCATCACGGGCAAGGCCTTCGCCGCCGGGGTGAAGGCGCTGATCCAGGCGCTCGTGGTCGTCGTCATCGCCGCGCTGCTCGGCGTCGCGATGACCTGGAACCCGCTGCGGCTGCTCGGCGTCGCGGTGGCCGTCGTCCTCGGCTCCGCCTTCTTCTCCTGCCTCTCGATGACCATCGCGGGCATCGTGCTCACCCGGGACCGGCTGATGGGGATCGGCCAGGCGATCACTATGCCGCTGTTCTTCGGCTCCAACGCCCTCTACCCGGTGGCCGTCATGCCCGGCTGGCTACAGGCCATCAGCAAGGTGAACCCCCTGAGCTACCAGGTGGACGCGTTGCGGGGCCTGCTGCTCGGCACCCATGCGCACCTGGCCCTCGACTACGGGGTCCTCGTCGTGGCCGCGGCCCTCGGCATCCTGTCCGCCTCGTCGCTGCTGGGCCGCCTGGCCCGCTGA
- a CDS encoding ABC transporter ATP-binding protein, whose translation MTRHTTDGEDPGHGGDAPTAGPDAGRTPAGPGGPGPQAAVTDAVADTVEASRTDAVTCTGLAYAFGDTTAVDGLELSVRDGEVFGLLGPNGAGKTTAIRCITTLLPVPAGTVRVFGHDAAGERMAVRRLLGYVPQQLSADSGLTGRENVELFARVFDVSRRERAARVGQALAAVDLVDAADRLAKTYSGGMVRRLELAQALVSAPRLLILDEPTIGLDPIARTSVWEHINAVRAATGMTVLVTTHYMDEADQYCDRVALMHRGRVRALGTPDELRTGLAERRGAGSGEQPTLEDVFRDIAGSGLDDKSGDFSDVRSTRRTASRVG comes from the coding sequence ATGACGCGCCACACGACGGACGGCGAGGATCCCGGGCACGGCGGGGACGCGCCCACCGCGGGACCGGACGCCGGACGCACTCCGGCCGGGCCGGGCGGGCCCGGCCCGCAGGCCGCCGTGACGGACGCCGTGGCGGACACCGTGGAGGCGTCCCGGACGGACGCCGTGACCTGCACGGGGCTCGCCTACGCCTTCGGCGACACGACAGCGGTCGACGGACTCGAACTCTCCGTCCGCGACGGCGAGGTGTTCGGACTGCTCGGGCCCAACGGCGCCGGCAAGACCACGGCGATCCGCTGCATCACCACCCTGCTGCCGGTCCCGGCCGGCACGGTCCGTGTCTTCGGACACGACGCCGCCGGCGAACGCATGGCGGTACGCCGCCTGCTGGGCTACGTACCGCAGCAGCTCTCCGCCGACTCCGGACTCACCGGCCGGGAGAACGTGGAGCTGTTCGCGCGCGTCTTCGACGTCTCCCGCCGGGAGCGCGCGGCACGCGTCGGTCAGGCGCTCGCGGCGGTCGACCTCGTCGACGCGGCCGACCGGCTGGCCAAGACGTACTCGGGAGGCATGGTCCGCCGTCTCGAACTCGCCCAGGCGCTGGTCAGCGCGCCCCGGCTGCTGATCCTCGACGAGCCGACCATCGGCCTCGACCCGATCGCCCGGACGAGCGTGTGGGAGCACATCAACGCCGTACGCGCCGCCACCGGAATGACCGTCCTCGTGACGACCCACTACATGGACGAGGCCGACCAGTACTGCGACCGGGTCGCGCTGATGCACCGCGGCCGCGTCCGTGCTCTCGGCACCCCCGACGAACTGAGGACGGGCCTCGCCGAACGTCGCGGCGCCGGGAGCGGTGAACAGCCCACGCTGGAGGACGTCTTCCGTGACATCGCCGGCAGCGGCCTCGACGACAAGTCAGGAGACTTCAGCGATGTCCGAAGCACCCGCCGTACCGCGTCCCGTGTCGGCTGA
- a CDS encoding MarR family winged helix-turn-helix transcriptional regulator: protein MEPESFPEALADTLAGVQRLIRRRLRGGMTAPRLRGAEVDLLRLVMARPGIGVSEAAKELYLAGNSVSTLVNQLARDGYLIRETDPADRRAARLMPTPAADARLRDWRQRRAVLVRNQVARLDEADRAALEAALPALRKLAANLHEEAEET from the coding sequence GTGGAACCGGAGAGCTTTCCCGAGGCACTCGCCGACACCCTGGCCGGGGTGCAGCGGCTGATCCGCCGACGGCTGCGCGGCGGCATGACCGCCCCGCGGCTGCGCGGCGCCGAGGTCGACCTGTTGCGCCTGGTCATGGCCCGCCCGGGCATCGGCGTGTCCGAGGCCGCCAAGGAGCTGTACCTGGCGGGCAATTCGGTCTCGACGCTGGTCAACCAGCTGGCGCGGGACGGTTATCTGATCCGGGAGACGGACCCGGCCGACCGGCGCGCCGCGCGGCTCATGCCCACACCGGCGGCGGACGCACGGCTGCGCGACTGGCGACAGCGGCGCGCGGTCCTCGTACGGAACCAGGTCGCCCGTCTCGACGAAGCCGACCGTGCGGCCCTGGAGGCCGCTCTTCCTGCCCTGCGCAAGCTGGCGGCGAACCTGCACGAGGAGGCCGAGGAGACATGA
- a CDS encoding Gfo/Idh/MocA family protein, translated as MTATATGPSLPWTHEPVRVGLVGAGPWARAVHARVLAAGPETRLTAVWARRAEAARETASPYGADTVARFEELLDGCEAVAFAVPPAVQAELAPLAAKAGKALLLEKPLGVDLASARRVADAVAEAGVVSQLVLSNRYHPATREFLSAARAIEVTGARSCLLHGAFLGGEFATSWRLEHGALLDLGPHLLDLLDAAVGTIVRVRGTGDPRRWIELTCEHASGAVSQASLSGSVDIERGSTRIELFGPQPPLVFDAAGLDGEEIWPVLRREFATAVRTGVSGALDARRGLHLQTLMDQATPS; from the coding sequence GTGACCGCGACAGCAACCGGCCCCTCGCTTCCGTGGACCCATGAACCGGTCAGGGTCGGTCTGGTCGGCGCCGGGCCCTGGGCGCGGGCCGTGCACGCCCGCGTCCTCGCCGCCGGCCCCGAGACGCGTCTGACGGCGGTGTGGGCGCGGCGTGCCGAAGCCGCCCGCGAGACGGCGTCGCCCTACGGAGCCGACACGGTCGCCCGTTTCGAAGAGCTGCTAGACGGCTGCGAGGCGGTCGCGTTCGCCGTTCCGCCCGCCGTGCAGGCGGAACTCGCGCCCCTGGCCGCGAAGGCGGGCAAGGCGCTGCTGCTGGAGAAGCCGCTCGGGGTGGACCTCGCGTCGGCGCGGCGGGTCGCCGACGCCGTCGCCGAGGCGGGCGTCGTCTCCCAGCTCGTCCTGAGCAATCGCTATCACCCGGCCACCCGGGAGTTCCTGAGCGCGGCGCGGGCGATCGAGGTCACCGGAGCGCGTTCGTGTCTCCTGCACGGAGCCTTCCTGGGCGGCGAGTTCGCCACGTCCTGGCGTTTGGAGCACGGCGCCCTGCTCGACCTGGGTCCCCACCTGCTCGATCTGCTGGACGCGGCCGTCGGGACGATCGTCCGGGTCCGCGGTACCGGCGACCCCCGCCGCTGGATCGAGCTGACCTGCGAGCACGCCAGTGGGGCCGTCAGTCAGGCGTCGCTGTCGGGGTCGGTCGACATCGAGCGCGGCAGCACCCGGATCGAGCTCTTCGGGCCGCAGCCTCCGCTGGTGTTCGACGCCGCCGGACTCGACGGTGAGGAGATCTGGCCGGTACTGCGCCGGGAGTTCGCGACGGCCGTGCGTACCGGGGTGTCGGGAGCGCTCGACGCCCGCCGGGGGCTGCACCTGCAGACACTGATGGACCAGGCCACGCCGAGCTGA
- a CDS encoding MFS transporter, whose amino-acid sequence MYRAARTVVDTSKSSTDGAPAPRAGAAGAADPGRPDRSGWRRWTMDTRPLRRPAYRRLWSSTIVTSVGSQLTAVAVPKQIYDITGSSAWVGYASLAGLLPLVVFALWGGAIADSMDRRKLLLVTNTGIAVTSLLFWIQAVIGLDSVLVLMVLLALQQAFFGLNAPARNASIARLVPEDELPAANALGSTVMQTGLVAGPLLAGALIPVIGLSELYLIDALALCVTVWAVVRLPSLPPLTGAVGRRAGWREVVAGFRYIALHKVLLLSFLADIIAMVFGMPRALFPQLAAETYAPYGEGLALGLLFAAIPIGAVIGGLMSGTFSRARRHGLMVIVAVLAWGAAITGFGLSGSLWVAVAFLAVAGVADMVSMVFRGAILLSAATDEMRGRMQGVFTVVVAGGPRLADVLHGTAGSLLGARAAVAGGGLLVIVATLGLAAATPALRRYTA is encoded by the coding sequence ATGTATCGAGCAGCCAGGACGGTCGTGGACACGAGCAAGAGCAGTACGGACGGCGCACCGGCACCGCGGGCCGGGGCGGCCGGGGCGGCGGACCCCGGCCGGCCGGACCGCAGTGGTTGGCGCCGCTGGACGATGGACACCCGCCCGTTGCGACGCCCGGCGTACCGGAGGCTCTGGTCCTCCACCATCGTCACGTCGGTGGGCAGCCAGCTCACCGCCGTCGCCGTCCCCAAGCAGATCTACGACATCACCGGGTCCTCGGCCTGGGTCGGCTACGCGAGCCTCGCCGGTCTGCTGCCGCTCGTGGTCTTCGCCCTCTGGGGCGGCGCCATCGCCGACAGCATGGACCGGCGCAAGCTGCTCCTCGTCACCAACACCGGAATAGCCGTCACCTCGCTGCTCTTCTGGATACAGGCCGTCATCGGACTCGACTCCGTACTGGTCCTGATGGTCCTGCTCGCCCTCCAGCAGGCCTTCTTCGGCCTGAACGCACCGGCCCGCAACGCCTCGATCGCCCGGCTGGTCCCCGAGGACGAGCTGCCCGCGGCGAACGCGCTCGGCTCGACCGTCATGCAGACGGGCCTGGTGGCCGGACCCCTGCTCGCCGGTGCCCTGATTCCGGTGATCGGCCTGAGCGAGCTGTATCTGATCGACGCCCTGGCGCTGTGCGTCACCGTGTGGGCGGTCGTACGTCTGCCCTCGCTGCCGCCTCTGACGGGAGCGGTGGGCCGCCGCGCGGGCTGGCGCGAGGTCGTCGCGGGGTTCCGCTACATCGCCCTGCACAAGGTGCTGCTGCTGTCCTTCCTCGCCGACATCATCGCCATGGTCTTCGGCATGCCCCGGGCGCTGTTCCCGCAGCTCGCCGCCGAGACGTACGCGCCCTACGGCGAGGGCCTCGCGCTCGGACTGCTGTTCGCGGCGATCCCCATCGGCGCGGTGATCGGAGGACTGATGTCGGGCACGTTCTCCCGCGCGCGCCGGCACGGCCTCATGGTGATCGTCGCGGTGCTGGCCTGGGGCGCCGCCATCACCGGGTTCGGTCTCAGCGGCAGCCTGTGGGTGGCCGTGGCGTTCCTCGCCGTCGCCGGGGTCGCCGACATGGTCTCCATGGTCTTCCGCGGGGCGATCCTGCTGTCGGCCGCCACCGACGAGATGCGCGGCCGGATGCAGGGAGTGTTCACCGTGGTGGTCGCGGGCGGCCCGCGCCTCGCCGACGTCCTGCACGGAACGGCCGGTTCCCTCCTGGGGGCCCGCGCGGCCGTCGCGGGCGGCGGTCTGCTGGTGATCGTCGCCACGCTGGGCCTGGCCGCCGCGACGCCGGCGCTGCGGCGGTACACGGCCTGA
- a CDS encoding LysE/ArgO family amino acid transporter, giving the protein MTNALTAAAAGFGTGLSLIVAIGAQNAFVLRQGIRRDTVLAVVGICAVSDAALIALGVGGVGALVVARPEALTVVGLIGGGFLLVYGVLAARRVLRPSALEAAGGSTGSRRRTVLTCLALTWLNPHVYLDTVFLLGSLAADRGPLRWTFGLGAALASLCWFAALGFGAGLLGRFLARPSSWRVLDALVAATMIGMGTLLIAGA; this is encoded by the coding sequence ATGACCAACGCCCTCACCGCCGCGGCCGCCGGGTTCGGCACCGGTCTCTCGCTCATCGTCGCCATCGGCGCCCAGAACGCCTTCGTGCTGCGCCAGGGCATCCGCCGCGACACGGTGCTCGCGGTGGTGGGCATCTGCGCGGTGTCCGACGCGGCGCTCATCGCGCTCGGGGTGGGCGGCGTCGGCGCGCTGGTGGTGGCCCGACCGGAGGCGCTCACGGTCGTCGGACTGATCGGCGGTGGATTTCTCCTGGTGTACGGCGTCCTCGCCGCCCGGCGGGTGCTCCGTCCCTCGGCGCTGGAGGCGGCGGGCGGTTCCACGGGCTCGCGGCGGCGGACCGTGCTCACCTGTCTGGCGCTGACCTGGCTCAACCCGCACGTCTATCTCGACACCGTCTTCCTGCTCGGCTCCCTCGCGGCCGACCGCGGCCCGCTCCGCTGGACCTTCGGACTCGGGGCGGCGCTGGCGAGCCTGTGCTGGTTCGCCGCGCTGGGCTTCGGCGCCGGGCTGCTCGGCCGCTTCCTGGCCCGGCCCTCGTCGTGGCGGGTGCTGGACGCCCTGGTCGCCGCGACGATGATCGGCATGGGGACACTGCTGATCGCCGGTGCCTGA
- a CDS encoding LysR family transcriptional regulator ArgP produces MAELPLDQVRTLLAVVDEGTFDAAAAALHVTPSAVSQRVKALEQRTGRVLLTRTKPVRPTESGEIVVRFARRLARLERDARAELGMSDSGEPTQLSIAVNADSLATWFLPALTRVPRELRLCFELRREDEDHTAALLREGAVMAAVTSSPDPVAGCSVRSLGRMRYLAAASPGFAGRWLGAGTETALHDLLAHAPVVVFDRNDDFQDDFAARLLGGRGASPLRHSVPTSEGFVDAVVAGLGWGMVPQAQAGPLLRAGRLVGLAPDRAVDVPLYWQQWKLDFPALAVVAEAVASAAADALEPAPRS; encoded by the coding sequence ATGGCAGAACTCCCTCTCGACCAGGTCCGGACCCTGCTCGCGGTGGTCGACGAGGGCACCTTCGACGCGGCGGCCGCCGCTCTGCATGTGACGCCCTCGGCCGTCAGCCAACGCGTCAAGGCGCTCGAACAGCGCACCGGCCGTGTCCTTCTGACGCGGACGAAACCCGTGCGCCCGACCGAGTCCGGCGAGATCGTCGTGCGGTTCGCGCGCCGGCTGGCCCGGCTGGAGCGCGATGCCCGGGCCGAGCTCGGCATGAGCGACTCCGGGGAGCCGACGCAGCTGTCGATCGCGGTGAACGCCGACTCGCTCGCCACCTGGTTCCTGCCCGCGCTCACCCGCGTCCCGCGCGAGCTGCGGCTCTGCTTCGAACTGCGGCGCGAGGACGAGGACCACACGGCCGCCCTGCTGCGCGAGGGGGCGGTGATGGCGGCGGTGACCTCGTCCCCCGACCCGGTGGCGGGCTGCTCCGTCCGGTCCCTGGGCCGGATGCGGTACCTGGCGGCGGCGAGTCCCGGCTTCGCCGGGCGGTGGCTCGGCGCCGGGACGGAAACGGCCCTGCACGACCTGCTCGCCCACGCCCCGGTGGTGGTCTTCGACCGGAACGACGACTTCCAGGACGACTTCGCCGCGCGTCTGCTCGGCGGCCGCGGCGCGAGCCCGCTGCGGCACTCCGTGCCCACGTCGGAGGGGTTCGTGGACGCCGTCGTCGCCGGGCTCGGCTGGGGCATGGTGCCGCAGGCGCAGGCCGGGCCGCTGCTGCGCGCCGGGCGGCTGGTCGGCCTCGCCCCGGACCGGGCCGTGGACGTGCCGCTGTACTGGCAGCAGTGGAAGCTCGACTTCCCGGCGCTCGCCGTGGTGGCCGAGGCCGTGGCGTCCGCCGCCGCGGACGCGCTGGAGCCCGCGCCGCGCTCCTGA
- a CDS encoding SpoIIE family protein phosphatase, whose translation MTGSAEQAERALDGLAVLLSGAVADAIRAARGFAGGVYLRTSTPGLLRLAVLAGLPDQLFRSWWRLPLDRPFPAADCYRQGTEVLLADATETMRRYPQLAAGLPFQFGSLYVPVTGSSASYGVLTVLRPSASDATDVLPDRDRMTAVAESLGTALAAREKDGSAVTWDSEPLCVRPPADGPAPLCAGRFTWDPVGGTVTADEALWSLLGTGAGAFPGTPEALARGLSPGDPHTLLAALHETAAGHPPAHSLPLHTSGGGLCLLHLAPGDDAPDPPFPVRGTVVDPGPGPAAAGAADLLPEGVFALDRLGLITYVNPRAAELLGRPHGELLGRPLWQAVPWLDQPSYEDHLRGALLSPEPVHFQVARPREGRRTSLAGRGDTWLTLSVYPGPRGLTCKLIPMGRLADTTRAAEAAPADVGRRAEPAPRLGTSVSSVTTAGLYHPIVLAIALSEAVTARQVSEVVMRELLPAFGGRQLAIYLLQERRLYLAWETGFPQGFLAPFDGVGLDAKLPGVETLTSGRALFFESMPRLESAYPGIALDAKVGARVFLPLIASGRPVGSCILGFDRPRDFSTEERAVLTALAGLVAQALERARRYDSEAALARGLQEALLPHRLSAHPQVETAGRYLPGTEGMDVGGDWYDVVEAGDGLALVIGDVQGHGVQAAATMGQLRSAVRAFALGDHAPDEVMSGTNRLLIDLDPGQFASCCYIRLDPVTGVARAARAGHPQPLLRHPDGRAEVLNLPGGVVLGVDPHARYPVTDLRLEPGAVLALYTDGLVEKPGTDIDDGIERVRAKLSGAGTPHARPGASSLSRAADLLTEEARQAAERPDDIALLLTTRRSGPRP comes from the coding sequence ATGACTGGGAGCGCCGAGCAAGCGGAGCGGGCGCTGGATGGCCTGGCCGTCCTGCTCAGCGGGGCTGTGGCGGACGCGATCCGCGCGGCCCGCGGCTTCGCGGGGGGTGTGTATCTGCGCACGTCCACGCCCGGACTGCTGAGACTGGCCGTTCTCGCGGGCCTGCCCGACCAGTTGTTCCGTTCCTGGTGGCGCCTGCCCCTGGACCGGCCCTTCCCCGCCGCCGACTGCTACCGGCAGGGCACGGAGGTGCTGCTCGCCGACGCCACGGAGACGATGCGCCGCTATCCGCAGCTCGCCGCCGGTCTGCCGTTCCAGTTCGGCTCGTTGTACGTGCCCGTGACGGGCTCCTCGGCCTCCTACGGCGTCCTGACGGTGCTGCGCCCCTCGGCCTCGGACGCCACCGACGTCCTGCCGGACCGCGACCGCATGACGGCGGTCGCGGAAAGTCTGGGCACCGCTCTGGCCGCCCGGGAGAAGGACGGATCCGCGGTCACGTGGGACAGCGAGCCGTTGTGCGTGCGGCCGCCCGCCGACGGTCCTGCCCCGCTGTGCGCCGGACGGTTCACCTGGGATCCGGTCGGCGGCACGGTCACCGCAGACGAGGCGTTGTGGTCCCTGCTCGGTACCGGTGCCGGGGCGTTCCCCGGGACACCGGAGGCGCTCGCCCGAGGGCTGTCCCCGGGTGATCCGCACACTCTGCTGGCCGCGCTGCACGAGACGGCCGCCGGCCACCCGCCCGCCCATTCGCTGCCCCTGCACACGTCGGGCGGCGGCCTGTGCCTGCTGCACCTGGCACCCGGAGACGACGCGCCCGACCCGCCGTTCCCGGTCCGCGGGACGGTCGTCGACCCCGGCCCGGGACCGGCCGCGGCCGGTGCCGCGGACCTCCTCCCGGAGGGCGTGTTCGCGCTGGACCGGCTCGGGCTGATCACCTACGTCAATCCGCGCGCCGCCGAACTCCTCGGCCGGCCGCACGGGGAACTGCTCGGGCGACCGCTGTGGCAGGCCGTGCCCTGGCTGGACCAGCCGTCCTACGAGGATCATCTGCGCGGCGCGCTGCTGTCGCCGGAGCCGGTGCACTTCCAGGTCGCCCGCCCGCGCGAGGGGCGCCGGACCTCCCTGGCGGGCCGCGGGGACACCTGGCTGACCCTGTCGGTGTATCCCGGCCCGCGCGGGCTGACGTGCAAGCTGATCCCGATGGGGCGCCTCGCCGACACCACCAGGGCCGCGGAGGCCGCACCGGCCGACGTGGGTCGGCGGGCGGAACCGGCGCCCCGCCTCGGAACATCCGTGTCGAGCGTCACCACGGCGGGGCTGTACCACCCCATCGTCCTCGCCATCGCGCTGTCCGAGGCCGTGACCGCCCGTCAGGTGTCCGAGGTGGTGATGCGCGAGCTGCTGCCCGCGTTCGGCGGACGGCAGCTCGCCATCTACCTGTTGCAGGAGCGGCGGCTGTACCTGGCGTGGGAGACCGGCTTCCCCCAGGGATTCCTCGCCCCCTTCGACGGGGTGGGGCTGGACGCCAAGCTGCCCGGAGTGGAGACCCTCACCTCCGGACGAGCCCTCTTCTTCGAGTCGATGCCCCGGCTCGAGTCCGCCTACCCCGGTATCGCCCTGGACGCCAAGGTGGGCGCGCGGGTCTTCCTGCCGCTGATCGCCTCGGGCCGGCCGGTCGGTTCCTGCATCCTGGGCTTCGACCGTCCGCGCGACTTCAGCACCGAGGAGCGTGCGGTGCTGACGGCGCTAGCCGGACTCGTCGCGCAGGCCCTGGAGCGAGCACGACGGTACGACTCCGAGGCCGCCCTCGCGCGTGGCCTGCAGGAGGCACTGCTCCCGCACCGGCTGTCGGCGCACCCCCAGGTGGAGACGGCCGGGCGCTATCTGCCCGGCACCGAGGGCATGGACGTGGGCGGCGACTGGTACGACGTGGTGGAGGCGGGCGACGGACTGGCCCTGGTGATCGGCGACGTCCAGGGACACGGTGTCCAGGCGGCCGCCACCATGGGCCAACTGCGCAGCGCCGTACGGGCGTTCGCTCTCGGCGACCACGCTCCGGACGAGGTGATGAGCGGCACCAACCGGCTGCTCATCGACCTCGATCCCGGACAGTTCGCCAGTTGTTGCTACATCCGGCTCGACCCGGTGACCGGCGTCGCCCGTGCCGCGCGCGCCGGACATCCGCAGCCCCTGCTGCGCCACCCCGACGGCCGCGCCGAGGTCCTGAACCTGCCCGGCGGTGTGGTGCTCGGCGTGGACCCGCACGCCCGCTACCCCGTGACGGACCTGCGCCTGGAACCCGGCGCCGTCCTGGCCCTCTACACGGACGGCCTTGTCGAGAAGCCCGGCACCGACATAGACGACGGTATCGAGAGGGTGCGCGCGAAGCTGTCCGGCGCGGGTACCCCGCACGCCCGTCCCGGCGCCTCCTCGCTGTCCCGCGCGGCCGACCTGCTGACCGAGGAGGCCCGGCAGGCGGCCGAACGCCCCGACGACATCGCGCTGCTGCTCACCACCCGCCGCAGCGGTCCCCGCCCCTGA